The Hemicordylus capensis ecotype Gifberg chromosome 6, rHemCap1.1.pri, whole genome shotgun sequence genome window below encodes:
- the LOC128331402 gene encoding erythroblast NAD(P)(+)--arginine ADP-ribosyltransferase-like, whose amino-acid sequence MMLLPLQMALVSSCLMGIFRGDHLVFGAPSPPTDNSSSSKFTLDLALGSFDDQYKGCESQMEEKVGQLQQAEFASNNLYAQAWKAAAAAWREKAASASVPKGLKPEYATAIVAYTGERLYRDFNVAIRTAGRSKEEYLSQFRFKAFHFLLTRALQVLLPTNPNKSRCYQVYRGVNNKFTFRAVLAQAIRFGQFTSSTLKKEVAQSFGQAGRKTIFRITTCLGVYVKQFSYFPEEEEVLIPPYERFAFVSSKEEGDTTWIQLRSEGEFSHYNCEYVKGSKP is encoded by the exons ATGATGTTGCTGCCTCTCCAAATGGCCCTGGTGTCATCATGCCTCATGGGGATATTCAGAGGAGACCACCTG GTCTTCGGTGCCCCCAGCCCCCCAACCGACAATTCATCTAGCAGTAAGTTCACCCTGGACTTGGCCCTTGGCTCTTTCGATGACCAGTACAAGGGCTGCGAGAGCCAGATggaggagaaggtggggcagctCCAGCAGGCGGAGTTTGCCAGCAACAACCTTTATGCCCAGGCCTGgaaagcggcggcagcagcctggCGTGAGAAGGCGGCTTCTGCCTCAGTGCCCAAAGGCCTGAAGCCCGAGTATGCCACCGCCATTGTGGCGTATACGGGGGAGCGCCTCTACAGGGATTTCAACGTGGCCATCCGGACAGCCGGGCGCAGCAAAGAGGAGTACCTCAGCCAGTTCCGCTTCAAGGCCTTCCACTTCCTCCTCACCAGAGCCCTTCAGGTCCTGCTTCCCACCAACCCCAACAAATCCAGATGCTACCAGGTGTACCGTGGGGTCAACAACAAGTTCACCTTCAGGGCTGTGCTAGCTCAAGCCATCCGCTTCGGCCAATTCACCTCCTCAACCCTGAAGAAGGAGGTGGCCCAGTCTTTTGGGCAGGCTGGGAGGAAGACCATCTTCCGCATCACGACCTGCCTCGGGGTCTACGTCAAGCAGTTCTCCTACTTCCCGGAAGAGGAGGAGGTCCTGATCCCGCCCTACGAGAGGTTCGCCTTTGTGAGCTCCAAGGAGGAGGGAGACACAACCTGGATCCAGCTCCGCTCAGAGGGGGAGTTCAGCCATTACAACTGTGAATATGTGAAAG GCTCTAAACCATGA